The sequence below is a genomic window from Bradyrhizobium septentrionale.
CTGATCGCGGACGGCGCCGTGACGATGATGGGTGATCGCCTCTCGATTAATGATGACGCGGAATTCCTGGTCCGAAGCGTCGCCTCGGCGTTCGACGCTCACCTCGGCCGCGCCACGGCCCGGCATAGTCGAGCGGTCTAGGTTGTGACATGGCGGTGCGCCCCCTTTAGAGCAGCTTTGGATGTTGCCTGCTTCGTTTGCTGATCCAGGTCATGCATGTCGCAAGCAGAACGAGCACCGAGATCCCTGCAGCGCTTACCACGAACTGCGACGCGATGCCGTTGGACACTTCGGTGAGATATAAATCCGCCAGCAGCGATAGCACGACGTCCGCGCAATAGGTTTCGAGCGAACGCTCGCCGCAACGAATAGCGCCCTTCAGGACGCACCTCTCAACTCCCTGCCAATTCGGCGGCACGAACCTCGCCACGACGACCGCGATTGCGAGGAAATTCAGGAGCCGCAGCGGGTCCAGATCCGTCTTGTCGATTGGATAGATCACCCGCGCAATGATGCCCGGGATCGCGGCCGCCAGTGGCTCGATCTCCCAGCTCAATGTGATCAAGAGACTAAAACCGAGGTACGCTGTCGCAAGTGCGACGACAGGCCACGAAGCGATTCTCCGCCAGAACCTTCGATGGCCCCAGATCGTCCACCACGCCCCCAGAACGACCAGGAACTGCTACGCGAGCGGATTAAAGTACCACTGATTGATCGGCCACTCCGGCAGGTTCCAGCCGTAAAATTGCACCAGCGCATAAATAAACGCGGAGATCAGCAGGGACGCGTTGGGAAACTTCAACACTCCCCAGAGGGCGGGCGCAAACGATAGATGAAACACCACGAAGGTCGGCAGGACATCCGTGTTCACGGGGCGATACATCAGGATGGCGGCATGGGCCAGCGCTGCGCCCGGCTTTTGCAGCAGGATATTCACGTTGGCCTGGTCCGCCAGCCGGTCGCTACCCGAGCCATACACGACCACGGCAAGCGCTACGGTCAGGATGAGGAAGGCCGCATAGATCTCCCAGCCTCGCAGCAGGGTATGCGCGAAGACTGAAGCCCACCCATCACGTCGGCGAACACCGCTGTAGCTCAGCGCACAGGTCACGCCGGACACGAACATGAAGACTTCGGGTCGCATCGCTGAAGCCATAATGGCGCAGGGTCAACCAGCTGAAGACATTATCGGGAATGTGATCGAGGAAGATGCACCAGAGAGGAACACCTCGGCACAGGTCGAGCCGGAGATCGCGGTCCCAGGGCACGCTGTCATCCTTCCCCGGATGAACCGTCAGGGACGCGGCGTTCCAGTGAACATTCCGGCCGTTCAGGCGGCCGGTCGAACAATCAGAAGGCATGAACTGTTACCAGCTGTCGGCCGCTTGCCTAACTCGGTTGCCTGCCCAATCCGGGCATATCAGCGCAACTGCACGACCGTTCGGTTGATAAGGATCAACACACGTTGCTCCTTCAGGAGTTAGCTGGCCTTTATCAACTCATGTCGGAGGATCTACGCCGTGCGCGTACGGGAGATCATGTCACGGAACGTCATCACAATCGATGCCGATGCATCGGTGATCGATGCCATTAAGACGATGCTGTCCCATCACATCAGTGGCCTTCCTGTCGTCGATCGGGATGGAACGCTTGTCGGGATCCTGTCGGACGGAGATTTCATCCGCCGCGTGGAAGTTGGAACGGAGAAGCGTCGCGGCCGCTGGCTTGCGATGCTCGCGGGCACGAACCAGGTCGCACTCGACTTCGCCCGCCAACACGGCCGCAAGGTCCGCCAGATCATGTCGCCCAAGCCGATCACCGTTGAGGAGGACATACCGCTCGAACAGGTCGTCCAGCTCATGGAATCGCACGGCGTCACGCGATTCCCGGTCATGCGCGACAAAAAGCTGGTCGGAATGGTCACGCGCACGGATTTCATGACCGCCATCGCGAACCCTCGCCTCGAAGGGTTACCCTCTTCCGGCGATGACGATCAGATCCGTACGTCAGTCATTGCGGCACTTGCGCATGCGCCTTGGCGACCCGCTGCGCTGAACGTCAGCGTACATGACGGGATCGTCAGCATGCGCGGGAGCATCCGGAGCGACAATGCTCACAAAGCAGCGATCGTTGCAGCGGAAAACATCGACGGGGTGAAGCGGGTCGAAGACCAATTGGTGAAAATCACCTACCCACCGCCGGAAGAGGATTATGGCGGCGGCGACTTTGTCTCGTTGGAGGTAGAGCCTTCGACAGAAGACGATCAGCCTTTGTACGCATGCGAGAGGCCCCGATAAACTTGCCAATGGCGCCTACCTTGCATCGACAGATTAGTCCTCAGGTACCTAGGCAGGATAGATCGCCTCCCGGTGAATTTCCTTGCCAGACTCGTCGATGACCACAGCGTGACGATCGACGTCGCCCGATGGATAGTCGCTGCGAATCCTGCTCGCCATTTGCTTGCTGTGCGTGATCGCGGCGGCGGCGCTCGCGAATTCAAGTCGTCCGATCACGGACCGGGACGCCATCCTTCGTGTCGAAGTAGTAGGTCCTCATCAAGATCTAAGGGTCTCCGACCAAACAAGCCCCGCCCAAAGAAGCTGCCAGCTTGCGGCGGCCGGCAGCTTCCGTGAGCTGCTGTGCGCTGTTGGGGAATCTGCGCGACCCACGCAAAGCGGATTGCTGCGGCGTCGGACTTGATCCGCATCAATCCGGCTTGCGATCTTCTGTCGCGCCTTGAGACCCAACCTGTCTCGCCTCTTCATCCGCCAACAGCTTGAGCACGACCTTGCGTTCCTCGTCCGTCAGCCGCGGATCTGCGAGCTTCTTCCTGAATAAGGCCAGGTTCTCGTGATGAATAAATCCCTCCATGGAACAGCTTTCTCTACCCATTCGCGTGCTTGAAAAATTAATCGTAGCCGCGCACGCGCCGGCCAGCAAGCAGCGGGCGTGGCCTGGTCCAGCTCGCCTGACTTGGAGTAAGAATTTCCTCCCTTTGCCAAAGACTTACCTCCCCAGGGACATGGGTCGCCCACCGCCCCGAGTCGCTTGAGCCGCATCAACCTCGCACCCACGAGCCGCCCTATGATTAATGCCAATTCTTTCCAGCAGCGCGAGACTCTCATGCCGCTCAAGCCGTCTACGTATGGGCCAGCCGTTGAAGTGTTCTGGCGGGAGCCAACCGATTCGCTCTTGCGCAGTCTCGACACCCAACGGTGCGGTCTGCGCCAGCAACAGGCCGAGAAGCGGCTCGCCCGGATCGGCCCAAACCTCGCAGGGCCGTCGCGGACGCGATCGATCCTGCAGAAGATCGTGCATCGTTTGGTCAATCCGCTGATTGCCATCCCGAAAGGTCTCGGAGATCATGACACGCGCGCCGGTCACCGTGGCCGAAGATGCACCGTTGACGACGGTCGTCGAACTAATGGAAAAAACAACGTCAAGCGGCTGCCGGTGGTTCGCGGCGGCAAGCCTGTCGGCATGATCACCCGCAGGAACTTGCTGCGAGCGGTGGCGAGCCTTGCACGCGACGTACCTGCTCCGACCGTGAACGACGACCAGATCCGGCGGCGCATTCTGGACGAGATCGAACGGAACGCGTGGTGCCCGTTGGGACTCAGCGTCATCGTCCGGGACGGCATTGTCCACTTGAGCGGCGTGATTACCGAAAGCAGATTTCGCTAAGGCCGCGATCGTCGCGGCCGAGAACGTTCCCGGAGTCCTCGAGGTGCACGATCACCTCTGCTGGGGTGATAGCTTCTCGGGATTCTACTTGAAATCTTCCGAAGGTCAGGAACTGGAGGAGAAGCAGACCCACTGACGGCGACTTGGCGAGGAATATCTCAGGTGAAACGTCGATGGCGTGGACAATCTCCAAACCGTATGTCGCTCTGTTGACCCAGAGCAACAACATTCCGCTGCGATGCACTCGCCTTCGGACCACGCGCATTCGGAGTTTCTGGTATGACCACTGAAATGGCAAAAGCTATTTTGATGATTTTCCTGTTCGGGTCGCTTTGTAGCGCCATCCACCTGTCGGAAAGTATCGCGACGAAGCGGCTGAGAGCATTGGCGCTGCAGGTGCTACGCCGCGCTCACCCTCGCCGGGCTCAAAATCGAGATCTTCGTGCGCCTCCCCGCGGCGGGTTTGGCCCTTGCTGTTGAAGTCGCGTTTGCACTCCTTTTGGAGCTTCTTATAATCTTGGTCGGCATCGGACCGCGCCTCGCGCTCGCCCTTATCACCAGTCACATGCCGTCTGAAGCATCAAGAATCACCGAGCAAATTGATTTCGGCGCGATACCCGGCCGGAAGGGATTTTTTCGGCGACTTGTCCGCTGCTAGCACCTGCGGCGCGCCGAGTTGGCGGATTGCGGGGGTCTGACACACCCCGTAACCTGGATGCCGAGAAACTCGCAGTCCGTGATGTCTGCGGTCGCCCGGCTCGCCCCCTTTCGCCCTAGGTTTATGAGGCGTTGACGCAGATCAATTCTCAAACCATGCAGAGTGCTTTGCTACCTTAAAGGAAAGGATCGGCCATGGCGGGTACAATTCTCACCAATGCGGATGACACATTCCTGACCGGCGGGTTTCTTTTTCCGGCTACGGTCTACGCACTGGATGGTAATGACACGGTCGCCACAGACCCCAGTTCTGCCGCAATTTTCTATGGCGGTGACGGCAACGATTTTCTGACCGGCAGCCTCATGCCGGACATTCTCTATGGCGGAGAGGGCAATGATGCCCTCTCCGGAGACGTCAACAGCGACTACATCGAGGGCGGCGGAGGCAATGACGCCATCTATGGCGGGCCCTCCGTCGTATATGCGTCTCCGGGCCATTTCCTTGGCACCGATTCACTGTACGGCGGGGCCGGCAATGACGTCATTTTTACGGGTGAGGAGATTCAGGTCGTTACCCTGATCGGTACTTCAACGCAGGTCGTTACCCGCCAAACCAACGTCGTCTACGGCGGTGACGGTGACGACATCGTCTACGGGGGCAGCGCGTTCCAGGACCATATCGACGGCGGCGCCGGCAATGATTCAATCTATGGCGGAGGAGGCATTGTCCTCGGCGGCGAAGGCAACGACCTGATCGTCGGCGACGGATTGATCTATGGTGGCCTCGGCAATGACAGCCTGTACGGCGAGTCCGGAAACGACACGCTCGTTGGCGACGCCGGCATCGATCTCCTTGAAGGCGGCGGCGGCAATGACTGGCTCTATCTGGCAAGCAGCGGCGGCTCCGCCTATGGCGGCGACGGGAATGACATTGCCATCGGCTCGCAAAATATCGATGTCCTGAACATGGATGCAGGAGACGATTACGCCTACGGGTACGGCGGCAACGATTATGTCTATGCCGGCTCTGGCAACGATATCATGTTCGGCGGAGATGGCGTTGACGTTCTGATCGGGAGTGCGGGCGACGACTATTTCGACGGCGGTGCCGGGGTGAACTATTATTTCGGCGGAGACGGCGGCGGTCCGGGCACCGGCGTGGGCAACGACACATTCGTCGTCAACGATGTTCCCGGAGTGCAGGTCGTGCAGGACTGGACACCGAGCTTGGATGTCGTGCAACTGAGCGGCTCGGAATTTTCCTCCTTCACGGACGTTCTTTCGCATTCCTACCAGAACGGCGCCTACTTCGTGGTACAGGTTGATGCTGACACCAGCGTTTGGCTGAACGGCGCAACCGCCAGCACGATTTCTGCGGCGAACTTCGCGATTGCCAGCTAGTCCGAACGCCGGTAGGAACGAATTTAGACACTCAACCAGGCCCCGCCTTCTGTACTGCGGCCTCAATCGCAATAGTGTTCCCGCGACGGTGGCGCGCCGGCAATCTTCGGCTTTCCTTCGCAGACCATCTATAGATCAAACCCGTCGCCCAGACGCGGCAGCTCAACTCGCTGTCCCTCCAAATGCGCAGCGAGCGCCTGCATTGCAAGCTCTTCGCCGTGGACCAGGAACGTTGCCTCGCATCCCTCGATCGCGCGTCGCCATGCGAGCAGCTCCTGCTGGTCCGCGTGAGCTGAGAATCCGTTGATTGTGTAGATCGCGCTGCGGACCGCAATGTCTTCGCCGAACAGCCGAACGGACTTGGCCCCATCGATGATCTGCCGCGCAATCGTTCCCGAGGCGGCGTATCCGACGAACACCACCGCGGATTCGTTGCGCCAGATATTGTGCCGGAGATGATGGCGAACTCTGCCGCCGGTGCCCATCCCGGACCCGGCCATGATGACGGCACCGCCGGTTATCCTGTTGATGGCGACCGAATCGGCACTCTCGCGGACCAGGCGCAGATTTGCCGGCTGAAGTGGGTCCCGCCCTTCGCGAAACATAGAGGCGGCCTCGGAGCTGAGACATTCGGAATGCCGCTTGAATATCTCGGTCGCCGAGATCGCCATCGGCGAGTCCAGGAAGATTTGCATGGTCGGCGGCAGCCTGCTCCGCTCCACCCCTTGGTTCAGGACATAGAGGATCTCCTGGGCGCGCTCGAGCGCAAAGGTCGGGATGATGACGTTGCCGCCTCGCGCCAACGTGCTGCTGATCGCGCCGTAAAGCTCCTCGATGGAGTCTTTCAGCGACCGATGGCGCCTGTCTCCATACGTCGATTCCATGACGACAATGTCGGCACGAGCGGGAGGACTCGGGAGCCGCAGCAGCGGACGACCGGCGTTACCAAGATCACCCGAGAACAGAACCGAACGCGTGCTCCCGCGCTCGGCAGCCTCGATCAGGATGCTCGCAGAGCCCAGGATATGGCCGGCATCGAAAAAGGTCGCGCGGAGTTCCTCTGCGAGCTGTAATGGCTGTCCATATTCAGCCGTCCTTCCAAATCGATCGAAGCAATCGAGCGCATCGACGACGTTGTAGAGCGGCTGCGACGCATCCTCTTCCCCGCGCCTGCGCCGTTGGCGGGCTCTCCGCTGTGCGTCTTCCTCCTGAAGATGCGCGGTATCGACCAGCACGAGACGGGCCAGCTCGCGAGTCGCCGCAGTCGTGATCACCTCACCCCTGAAACCTCGCTTCGCGAGCAATGGAATCCTGCCGCAGTGATCCAGGTGGGCATGGGTCAGCAGAACATAGTCGATGGTTGCAGGATCGAACCCGAAGGCGGCGACGTTCTCTTCCACCAGATCGCGGTTTCCCTGAAAAAGACCGCAATCGATCAGAATGCGCTGATTCAGGCATTCGACCAGATGACAGGACCCGGTCACCGCTCGAGCGGCGCCATGAAAGGATAACTTCACGATTTGACCTCTTGACTGACCGGCTTGTCCCGTGAGGCGTCGTCTCCAACCGTAAGGAGCGGCCGGCCGGCCGCCTCGTGCCACCTCAGAATACTCTGCCAGGCCTCCTCGGCGGACTCTGCAAACCAAAACAAGTCCCTGTCTTCCGGATCGATGACACCCTCGTCAGCGAGGAAGTCCGGATCAAACGCGCGACGCCAATACGATTCGCCAACCAGAACGACCGGCACCGGCGCGATCTTTCGGGTTTGTGCCAACGACAGCACTTCGAACAGTTCGTCCATCGTGCCAAAGCCGCCCGGGAATGCCACCAGCGCCCGGGCGCGCATCAAAAGATGCAACT
It includes:
- the opgC gene encoding OpgC domain-containing protein; translated protein: MPSDCSTGRLNGRNVHWNAASLTVHPGKDDSVPWDRDLRLDLCRGVPLWCIFLDHIPDNVFSWLTLRHYGFSDATRSLHVRVRRDLCAELQRCSPT
- a CDS encoding CBS domain-containing protein gives rise to the protein MSRNVITIDADASVIDAIKTMLSHHISGLPVVDRDGTLVGILSDGDFIRRVEVGTEKRRGRWLAMLAGTNQVALDFARQHGRKVRQIMSPKPITVEEDIPLEQVVQLMESHGVTRFPVMRDKKLVGMVTRTDFMTAIANPRLEGLPSSGDDDQIRTSVIAALAHAPWRPAALNVSVHDGIVSMRGSIRSDNAHKAAIVAAENIDGVKRVEDQLVKITYPPPEEDYGGGDFVSLEVEPSTEDDQPLYACERPR
- a CDS encoding calcium-binding protein, with protein sequence MAGTILTNADDTFLTGGFLFPATVYALDGNDTVATDPSSAAIFYGGDGNDFLTGSLMPDILYGGEGNDALSGDVNSDYIEGGGGNDAIYGGPSVVYASPGHFLGTDSLYGGAGNDVIFTGEEIQVVTLIGTSTQVVTRQTNVVYGGDGDDIVYGGSAFQDHIDGGAGNDSIYGGGGIVLGGEGNDLIVGDGLIYGGLGNDSLYGESGNDTLVGDAGIDLLEGGGGNDWLYLASSGGSAYGGDGNDIAIGSQNIDVLNMDAGDDYAYGYGGNDYVYAGSGNDIMFGGDGVDVLIGSAGDDYFDGGAGVNYYFGGDGGGPGTGVGNDTFVVNDVPGVQVVQDWTPSLDVVQLSGSEFSSFTDVLSHSYQNGAYFVVQVDADTSVWLNGATASTISAANFAIAS
- a CDS encoding MBL fold metallo-hydrolase RNA specificity domain-containing protein, yielding MKLSFHGAARAVTGSCHLVECLNQRILIDCGLFQGNRDLVEENVAAFGFDPATIDYVLLTHAHLDHCGRIPLLAKRGFRGEVITTAATRELARLVLVDTAHLQEEDAQRRARQRRRRGEEDASQPLYNVVDALDCFDRFGRTAEYGQPLQLAEELRATFFDAGHILGSASILIEAAERGSTRSVLFSGDLGNAGRPLLRLPSPPARADIVVMESTYGDRRHRSLKDSIEELYGAISSTLARGGNVIIPTFALERAQEILYVLNQGVERSRLPPTMQIFLDSPMAISATEIFKRHSECLSSEAASMFREGRDPLQPANLRLVRESADSVAINRITGGAVIMAGSGMGTGGRVRHHLRHNIWRNESAVVFVGYAASGTIARQIIDGAKSVRLFGEDIAVRSAIYTINGFSAHADQQELLAWRRAIEGCEATFLVHGEELAMQALAAHLEGQRVELPRLGDGFDL